One Arachis hypogaea cultivar Tifrunner chromosome 18, arahy.Tifrunner.gnm2.J5K5, whole genome shotgun sequence genomic window, GTGCGAGAAAGGCTTCACCGAGAGAAACTAAAACTGGGTTTGGCTATGTAGAAGTACAGCGGCATTTTGGATGAGTTGCGTTGAAGACCATTTGGTGAAACTAAGCTTTGATGATAGATAAAAGCCATCTTACAATCTACTTCTCCAGAAATATCATTCACAGTAAAATTTATGTTGCCATCGTTTAAGTTGCAGAGAACTATTGTGAAAAATGGAGAAATGGCCAAAAGCACATCACTTTCTGAGATGTAGAGAGGTTGTAAAGTAAGAGCTCTATTTAAATAACGCACTCGCGGATGAAAGGGAATCGTTACCAATTTATTCCAAGATTGTGCTTCTCCGTATTCCTTCATCTGCCACACAATCCAGCTTTGTGTTTTCATATGCTCATAACAAACGGAAAGACAGTTTCTCAAGACACATAAGTTGGCGCAGGTGGATAGTTCATCTAACTCCCTATCGGGTAGGGGAAAATGACCATAAGTCTCTATACCCATGTCAAAATAAACAATCACATTATAAGCATCCCAATTAATAGTGCATGCTTTGCTACTATTAAAAAATACCCCTATCTTATTATCCACCTTATTCCAAGGTTGTTGTTTTGGGGCACTGAGTAGGCTAGATGGGATATCATCAATTCTTCTCCAAGACGAAGTTGGTCCAAATGTATAAATTCTGGCACTAGATTCAACACCATATGGCATTTTCTTCCTTATTATCGTTGCATAAAATTTGTAGGTGTCACTGAGATGGTCGTAACCAAAGCCAGAAAAGCAGGCTTCACCGCTGATTTCCGGCGATTCAAATATGAATCCGGTACAGGGGTTCCACAAGATGGCGTGCATGTCGTGGTTAGCATAACTACCAAAGAAGCATAACAATCCATGGCAAGAACCAACGATTCTGTAGTAGCCTCCCTCACTGAAGCGAGCGGCTTTAGTAGGTTCAGAAGGATTGTCCAACATTGACTGCACGGAGAAAAATTTGATCTCTCTATTCCAACCATTGTGAGGGTAATGAGCAATCCGCAGCGGAGTCAAGCTTGGATCACATGAGCATGAACGATGAAGGTGGTTGCGGGTGAAGTCAGGGGAGGAAATTAGGTTTCTCCATGACCTGCACACCCTCCTTAGGTAAACAAGCCTCCTTGCCGGAAGCCTCAGCAAGATTTCCATTATCAACTCTTCCGAAAGGTCTGCCAGCTGCCGCGTTCTTGCCGCGGGGCAATTGACCAGTTCCAGCCCTCTCGACGCATTCCTCTTGGCATCATTATTCTCGATCTGCATGTCTTTGTCCATCTATTCCACGGTTCTgttctattctattctatttataTTTAGGGTTTTCATGTTTCAATATCATCATTAACATCTCCATGGATCTTTGGCCCGCCTTCAATCCAATATCAAAATCACAAACGGCCGATCCAATTCAATCTAATCAAATCTAAACTAAAATAATTTGTTGATCAAAATCACAAGTTTTTATATTCATGCAATACTAAAGAATAAGATCAAATCATTTATGTTTATATATCGAATTTTATGATACCAATATACTTAATagacaataaatatataattacacaAAACATCAAAAGTGGACAAATTTATTGGAAGAATGGTAACATATtatgtattgtttattttttcttaatctagtattaaatgtattaactctaaaatagttattaattagttttagtaatttacttttttcaataaatcaaacatatatactcaatgtgaccataaataatctagtaatacttaGACTCA contains:
- the LOC112770546 gene encoding F-box/kelch-repeat protein At3g23880-like, which produces MDKDMQIENNDAKRNASRGLELVNCPAARTRQLADLSEELIMEILLRLPARRLVYLRRVCRSWRNLISSPDFTRNHLHRSCSCDPSLTPLRIAHYPHNGWNREIKFFSVQSMLDNPSEPTKAARFSEGGYYRIVGSCHGLLCFFGSYANHDMHAILWNPCTGFIFESPEISGEACFSGFGYDHLSDTYKFYATIIRKKMPYGVESSARIYTFGPTSSWRRIDDIPSSLLSAPKQQPWNKVDNKIGVFFNSSKACTINWDAYNVIVYFDMGIETYGHFPLPDRELDELSTCANLCVLRNCLSVCYEHMKTQSWIVWQMKEYGEAQSWNKLVTIPFHPRVRYLNRALTLQPLYISESDVLLAISPFFTIVLCNLNDGNINFTVNDISGEVDCKMAFIYHQSLVSPNGLQRNSSKMPLYFYIAKPSFSFSR